Proteins from one Planctomyces sp. SH-PL62 genomic window:
- a CDS encoding DUF1553 domain-containing protein gives MFSQPGPTHLLRRGDPMQPGAEVSPSAIAAVNPGWDWDASPGAPEAERRLALARWIGDPANPLPARVMVNRLWHYHFGRGIVATPSDFGFNGGPPSHPELLDWLASRYIAEGSRLKPIHRLMVLSAAYRRSSRIHPKAREVDAQNRLLWRMTPRRLEAEAVRDAVLSASGLLDAQMGGPGYNIWEKNSNYVAIYKPRAELGPDAFRRMVYQFKPRSQQDPTFGSFDCPDAALVAPRRNTSTTALQALDLLNSGFVVQQADAFARRIAAEAGPDPEKQVERGFALALARPPTPAERAAGAALIRSHGAPSFCRALYNANEFVYAP, from the coding sequence ATGTTCAGCCAGCCGGGGCCGACGCACCTGCTCCGCCGCGGCGACCCGATGCAGCCGGGGGCCGAGGTCTCGCCGTCGGCGATCGCCGCCGTGAATCCGGGGTGGGACTGGGACGCCTCCCCCGGAGCCCCCGAGGCCGAGCGTCGGCTCGCCCTCGCTCGATGGATCGGCGATCCGGCCAACCCCCTCCCGGCGCGGGTGATGGTCAACCGGCTCTGGCACTACCACTTCGGCCGGGGGATCGTCGCCACGCCCAGCGACTTCGGGTTCAACGGCGGGCCGCCGTCCCATCCCGAGCTGCTCGACTGGCTGGCCTCGCGCTACATCGCCGAGGGGAGTCGGCTCAAGCCGATCCATCGCCTGATGGTCCTCTCGGCCGCGTACCGGCGGTCGTCCCGGATCCATCCGAAGGCCCGCGAGGTCGACGCCCAGAACCGCCTGCTCTGGCGCATGACCCCCCGCCGCCTGGAGGCCGAGGCCGTGCGCGACGCCGTCCTTTCCGCCAGCGGCCTGCTCGACGCCCAGATGGGAGGCCCCGGCTACAACATCTGGGAGAAGAACTCGAACTACGTCGCCATCTACAAGCCCCGCGCCGAGCTGGGGCCGGACGCCTTCCGCCGGATGGTCTACCAGTTCAAGCCCCGGAGCCAGCAGGACCCGACCTTCGGCTCGTTCGACTGCCCCGACGCCGCGCTCGTCGCCCCGCGCCGGAACACCTCGACCACGGCCTTGCAGGCGCTCGACCTGCTCAACAGCGGCTTCGTCGTCCAGCAGGCCGATGCCTTCGCCAGGCGGATCGCCGCCGAGGCCGGGCCCGACCCCGAGAAGCAGGTCGAACGGGGGTTCGCCCTCGCGCTGGCCCGCCCGCCGACCCCCGCCGAACGCGCCGCCGGTGCCGCCCTGATCCGCTCCCACGGCGCCCCCTCGTTCTGCCGGGCCCTCTATAACGCCAATGAATTCGTTTATGCTCCCTGA
- a CDS encoding S9 family peptidase — protein sequence MHRASLILALLAVAPLAPAQEPTIPVPDSIRSEGTPAIPKSTAAALGRYQNIRGAGFQGWDRGKPRAVYVTTRFADTLQVHHVPAPGAARRQLTFSPERVLGVSPRPRRDQFLFVMDEGGAENYQLFLQDRAGGEPVRLTDGRSRHESAKWSPSGELVAWSSNARNGKDMDLYLASPAEVSFRKLLKEVSGQWNVADWSPDGKSVVVEEYISITESYVHIVAIADGAVRTITPKPAEGEPKVAVSGPRWSKDGKSIFYTSDKGSEFRRLARYDLATAAETWYSAGTPWDVEAFDLSDDGTLIVAATNEDGLSALHVYQTATATERAAPTIPTGRITGLEFRPDSHEFGFTLDSAQTSSDVFSIDLDRGLATGGVGLLERWTESEIGGLDASTFVTPGLIRYASFDGRQIPAFVYRPAAPASGPRPVLIQIHGGPEAQARPGFMGRLNYLINELGIVLIVPNVRGSDGYGKSYLKLDDGFLREDSVKDIGALLDWVARQPDLDKSRVAVAGGSYGGFMSLAVQTDYNDRIKCGIDVVGISNFVTFLENTQGYRRDLRRAEYGDERDPKMREFLEKASPLGKAANIKTPILVVQGANDPRVPLSESEQLVAKVKENGVPVWYVVGANEGHGFARKPNQDYQQAVEVSFLRAFLLGEGAGGE from the coding sequence ATGCATCGAGCCTCGCTGATCCTCGCCCTCCTCGCCGTCGCCCCTCTCGCCCCGGCGCAGGAGCCGACGATCCCCGTGCCGGATTCGATCCGGTCCGAGGGGACGCCGGCGATCCCGAAGTCGACCGCCGCGGCGCTGGGCCGATATCAGAACATCCGCGGGGCGGGCTTCCAGGGGTGGGACCGGGGCAAGCCTCGGGCGGTCTACGTCACGACTCGGTTCGCCGACACGTTGCAGGTCCACCACGTCCCGGCCCCCGGCGCGGCGCGTCGGCAGTTGACGTTCTCGCCGGAGCGCGTGCTGGGAGTCTCGCCGCGACCGAGGCGCGACCAGTTCCTGTTCGTCATGGACGAGGGGGGCGCCGAGAACTACCAGCTCTTCCTGCAGGATCGGGCCGGCGGCGAGCCCGTGCGGCTGACCGACGGCAGGAGTCGGCACGAATCGGCGAAATGGTCCCCCTCCGGCGAGCTGGTGGCCTGGAGTTCCAACGCCCGCAACGGCAAGGACATGGACCTGTACCTCGCCTCCCCGGCCGAGGTCTCGTTCCGCAAGCTGCTCAAGGAGGTCTCCGGCCAGTGGAACGTCGCCGACTGGTCGCCCGACGGCAAGAGCGTCGTCGTCGAGGAATATATCTCGATCACTGAATCCTACGTCCACATCGTCGCGATCGCCGACGGCGCGGTGCGGACGATCACCCCGAAGCCGGCCGAGGGCGAGCCGAAGGTCGCCGTCTCCGGGCCGAGGTGGTCGAAGGACGGGAAGTCGATCTTCTACACGTCCGACAAGGGGAGCGAGTTCCGCCGCCTCGCCCGCTACGACCTGGCGACCGCCGCCGAGACCTGGTACAGCGCCGGAACCCCCTGGGACGTCGAGGCGTTCGACCTCTCCGACGACGGCACGCTCATCGTCGCCGCGACGAATGAGGACGGTTTGAGCGCGCTGCACGTCTACCAGACGGCCACCGCGACCGAGCGGGCCGCGCCGACGATCCCGACGGGCCGGATCACCGGCCTGGAGTTCCGCCCCGACTCGCACGAGTTCGGCTTCACGCTCGATTCGGCCCAGACGTCGTCGGACGTCTTCTCGATCGACCTGGATCGTGGGCTCGCCACGGGGGGCGTCGGCTTGCTCGAACGCTGGACCGAGAGCGAGATCGGCGGCCTGGACGCCTCGACCTTCGTCACGCCCGGGTTGATCCGCTATGCCTCGTTCGACGGCCGGCAGATCCCGGCCTTCGTCTACCGCCCGGCCGCGCCGGCGTCGGGACCTCGTCCGGTCCTGATCCAGATCCACGGCGGCCCCGAGGCGCAGGCCCGTCCCGGCTTCATGGGGCGGCTCAACTATCTGATCAACGAACTGGGGATCGTCCTCATCGTGCCCAACGTGCGCGGGTCGGACGGCTACGGGAAGTCTTACCTGAAGCTCGACGACGGCTTCCTGCGGGAGGACTCGGTCAAGGACATCGGCGCCTTGCTGGACTGGGTCGCCCGTCAGCCCGACCTGGACAAGTCCCGCGTGGCCGTCGCGGGGGGCTCGTACGGCGGTTTCATGTCGCTGGCGGTGCAGACCGACTACAACGACCGGATCAAGTGCGGGATCGACGTGGTCGGCATCTCGAATTTCGTGACGTTCCTGGAGAACACCCAGGGCTACCGCCGCGACCTCCGCCGCGCCGAGTACGGCGACGAGCGCGACCCCAAGATGCGCGAGTTCCTGGAGAAGGCCTCGCCGCTGGGCAAGGCCGCGAACATCAAGACGCCGATCCTGGTGGTCCAGGGGGCCAACGACCCCCGCGTGCCGCTCTCCGAGTCCGAGCAGCTCGTCGCGAAGGTCAAGGAGAACGGCGTGCCGGTCTGGTACGTCGTCGGCGCGAACGAGGGCCACGGATTCGCCAGGAAGCCGAATCAGGACTACCAGCAGGCCGTGGAGGTCTCGTTCCTGAGGGCCTTCCTGCTGGGGGAGGGGGCCGGTGGGGAATGA
- a CDS encoding DUF1549 domain-containing protein: MMRTWIAAAGVLWATSASAEDVATAARAEAVLANSCVRCHGADAKKGGLDLSTRASTLEGGDSGPAVEPGKPEESLLVEKVEGGEMPPKTPLKPDEVEALRAWVASGAAYSHEPIAPPRAGADWWSLRPIASVSPPTLDPEAEAQVRTPVDSFVLAKLGEAGLTPAPEADRAALIRRVSFDLAGLPPTPEEVAAFVADPDPLAYEKLVDRLLASPRYGERWGRHWLDVVRFGESEGYETNMPRPAAWPYRDYVIRSFNRDTPFPRFVAEQLAADALPPEPGDDWLTQAATGFLVGGTHDIVGNLAIEGMKQQRADDLDDIITATSTAFLGLTVNCARCHDHKFDPISQKDYYGLQAVFAGVNHGSRQVEAADVEERRSRAAVVREEMSKVDLELDGLEPLARPDADAPTRPMVDPRRNVERFAAVKARMVRMTILATGDSNEPCLDELEVYSAGPSPRNVALATAGGTASASSEYPGAAIHKIAHLNDGRLGNGRSWISHSPGRGVATVAWPEAVAIDRVVWGRDREGAYRDRLPVHYVIEAAETPDAWRVVATSLDRATPSREPPKRPPRPSRPTTRRVATSCAADGPNWPPSSVGWATRSRSTRGCSASRGRRTCSAAATRCSRGPRSRRRRSPP; encoded by the coding sequence GCGTGCGTTGCCACGGGGCGGACGCGAAGAAGGGGGGGCTGGACCTGAGCACGCGGGCCTCGACCCTGGAAGGGGGCGACAGCGGCCCGGCGGTCGAGCCCGGCAAGCCGGAGGAGAGCCTCCTGGTCGAGAAGGTCGAAGGGGGGGAGATGCCTCCCAAGACCCCGCTCAAGCCCGACGAGGTCGAGGCCCTCCGCGCCTGGGTCGCCTCGGGCGCTGCGTACTCCCATGAGCCGATCGCCCCCCCGAGGGCCGGGGCCGACTGGTGGTCGCTCCGGCCGATCGCGAGCGTCTCGCCGCCGACGCTCGACCCCGAAGCCGAGGCCCAGGTCCGCACGCCCGTCGATTCCTTCGTCCTGGCGAAACTCGGGGAGGCCGGCCTGACCCCGGCGCCCGAGGCCGACCGCGCGGCCCTGATCCGCCGCGTCTCGTTCGACCTGGCCGGCCTGCCGCCGACGCCCGAGGAGGTCGCCGCGTTCGTCGCCGACCCCGATCCGCTGGCGTATGAGAAGCTCGTCGACCGGCTCCTCGCCAGCCCGCGATACGGCGAGCGCTGGGGGCGGCACTGGTTGGACGTCGTCCGGTTCGGCGAGAGCGAAGGGTACGAGACGAACATGCCCCGGCCCGCCGCCTGGCCGTATCGGGATTACGTGATCCGGTCGTTCAACCGCGACACGCCGTTCCCCCGGTTCGTCGCCGAGCAGCTCGCGGCCGACGCCCTCCCCCCCGAGCCGGGCGACGATTGGCTCACCCAGGCGGCCACCGGGTTCCTCGTCGGCGGCACCCACGACATCGTCGGCAACCTGGCGATCGAGGGGATGAAGCAGCAGCGCGCCGACGACCTGGACGACATCATCACGGCGACCAGCACCGCGTTCCTCGGCCTGACCGTCAACTGCGCCCGGTGTCACGACCACAAGTTCGACCCGATCTCGCAGAAGGATTACTACGGCCTGCAAGCGGTGTTCGCGGGCGTGAACCACGGCTCGCGTCAGGTGGAGGCGGCGGACGTCGAGGAACGCCGATCGCGGGCGGCCGTCGTCCGCGAGGAGATGTCGAAGGTCGACCTGGAGCTGGACGGCCTCGAACCCCTCGCCCGGCCCGACGCCGACGCCCCGACTCGGCCGATGGTCGACCCCCGGCGCAACGTCGAGCGGTTCGCGGCGGTGAAGGCGCGGATGGTCCGCATGACGATCCTGGCGACCGGCGACTCGAACGAGCCCTGCCTCGACGAGCTGGAGGTCTATTCCGCCGGGCCTTCCCCGAGGAACGTGGCCCTGGCGACGGCCGGCGGGACCGCCTCGGCGTCGTCCGAGTACCCCGGCGCGGCGATCCACAAGATCGCCCACCTGAACGACGGCCGGCTCGGCAACGGCCGGAGCTGGATCTCGCACTCGCCCGGCCGGGGGGTGGCGACCGTCGCCTGGCCCGAGGCCGTCGCGATCGACCGCGTCGTCTGGGGACGCGACCGCGAGGGGGCGTATCGCGACCGTCTGCCGGTCCACTACGTGATCGAGGCCGCCGAGACCCCCGACGCCTGGCGGGTCGTCGCCACGTCGCTCGACCGCGCCACCCCCAGCCGGGAGCCGCCGAAGCGCCCGCCCCGGCCCTCGCGGCCGACGACGCGGCGCGTCGCGACGAGCTGCGCGGCCGACGGGCCGAACTGGCCGCCGAGCTCGGTCGGCTGGGCGACACGATCGCGATCTACGCGGGGATGTTCAGCCAGCCGGGGCCGACGCACCTGCTCCGCCGCGGCGACCCGATGCAGCCGGGGGCCGAGGTCTCGCCGTCGGCGATCGCCGCCGTGA